The nucleotide sequence CATAAACTACCACCCCTGCAATAAAATAGGAAATAAAGATTATGATTTGTCCTAAAATTACGTCAGCTAAAATCATTGAAAACTACACTCTATTAGTAACCTTCTCCAATCATCAAACCAGAAAATATAACTGTGAAAAGCTAACAGAAAATCCAGCTTTTTTACCACTTAAACAATATTCATTCTTTAAGAACTTTCAAATAGATCCATCGGGCAGCGGTATTGTTTGGAATGATGAGATTGATATTAGCGAATATGAAATTTGGACTAATGGCATTCAAGAGTCTGCTTTAGATCAACTTTCGACATCAGTGAATCCTGACCATGATTGATCCCATCCCCCGTTGGGCTTACCGTTTCGATAACTACCACCGCGCCCTCATCCTCTTAGAAGAAGCCATTAACCTCGACCGTCCCCTAAGCCAACTGGAAAAAGAAGGCCTAATTCAACGGTTTGAATACACAATGGAACTGGCCTGGAAAACCCTAAAAGACTACCTCGAAAGCGAAGGCCTGGTGCTAGAGCCAATCACCCCCCGTACCATCATCCGTAGTGCCTTTGAAGCCCGCATCATTCATCAAGGTGACACATGGCAACAGGCCCTCGATGCCCGGAACCGCATGGCCCACACCTATAACCTGGCAACCTTTGAGCGAGTCCTGACCGAGATCCGAGACCACTACTTCACCGCCTTCAAAGAACTCGATGAATTTTTAGCACCCCGCCGCCTAGAAATAGACCCACCATGAGCGACACCGGAACTGATTGCTTTGGCCTGAGCGACTCGAATCGGGCCATCATTCAAGGGATATTAGCCCCATTTTCAGCGCGCCTAGAGGTTGTTGCCGTCTTTGGTTCCCGCGCCCAAGGTCAGTATCGGCCCAACTCAGATTTAGATTTAGCTCTGTATGGCAACATTACGGAAACAGACTGTGATCGACTTTGGACATTGTTTCAGGATAGCCCTCTCCCCTTTTCTGTCGATATTATTCCCTACAACAGGATCAATCACCCGCCCTTACGCCACCACATTGATCTAGTTGCCCGGCCATTGTTGCGCCATAATCCTGATCAGGGTTTTATATATGTTAATGAGAATAAATCACTAAAACACTGATGTCCGAACAAAACCAAAAACAACTCGGTAGTCTCCTCTGGAACATTGCAGATCAACTCCGGGGAGCCATGAACGCCGATGACTTCCGGGACTATATGCTCTCGTTTCTGTTCCTGCGCTACCTGTCCGATAACTATGAAACCGCCGCCGAAAAAGAACTTGGCTCAGACTATCCCAATCCCGCAGACTTGCCCAACATCACGCCACTTCAACACTGGTACGACCAAAACCCCGATGACATCGCTGAATTTGAAAAGCAGATGCGCCGCAAAGTCCATTACGTCATCAAGCCGGAATTTCTCTGGGCCAGCATTGCCGAAATGGCTCGCACCCAAAATAGTCAACTATTGGAGACCTTACAAAAGGGATTTAAGTATATCGAGACCGAATCCTTTGAGAGTACCTTCCAGGGCCTGTTCTCCGAGATTAATCTCGATTCCGAAAAACTAGGCAAAAAGTACACCGACCGCAA is from Synechococcus sp. PCC 6312 and encodes:
- a CDS encoding DUF2442 domain-containing protein; its protein translation is MICPKITSAKIIENYTLLVTFSNHQTRKYNCEKLTENPAFLPLKQYSFFKNFQIDPSGSGIVWNDEIDISEYEIWTNGIQESALDQLSTSVNPDHD
- a CDS encoding nucleotidyltransferase substrate binding protein, giving the protein MIDPIPRWAYRFDNYHRALILLEEAINLDRPLSQLEKEGLIQRFEYTMELAWKTLKDYLESEGLVLEPITPRTIIRSAFEARIIHQGDTWQQALDARNRMAHTYNLATFERVLTEIRDHYFTAFKELDEFLAPRRLEIDPP
- a CDS encoding nucleotidyltransferase family protein, with protein sequence MSDTGTDCFGLSDSNRAIIQGILAPFSARLEVVAVFGSRAQGQYRPNSDLDLALYGNITETDCDRLWTLFQDSPLPFSVDIIPYNRINHPPLRHHIDLVARPLLRHNPDQGFIYVNENKSLKH